Proteins co-encoded in one Pseudomonas fluorescens genomic window:
- a CDS encoding DUF1652 domain-containing protein: MLSTLEIQNIIEHSFQPLVCTCSVAADQSLTIRVCDCMTGRVELLASHVPLWTLDSTHALATLIADMRLEIETHKSRQPL, from the coding sequence ATGCTTTCAACCCTGGAAATCCAAAACATCATCGAACACAGCTTTCAACCGCTGGTCTGCACCTGCAGCGTGGCAGCGGATCAGTCGCTGACGATCCGTGTCTGCGATTGCATGACCGGCAGGGTCGAACTGCTGGCCAGCCATGTGCCGCTGTGGACGCTGGACAGCACCCATGCGCTGGCCACGCTGATTGCCGACATGCGTCTGGAAATCGAGACGCACAAGAGCCGGCAACCCCTGTAG
- a CDS encoding aldehyde dehydrogenase family protein translates to MPLPYLLPATSAFIQRPPRMLIGGDWIEAADGQTMPLHNPATGEVLCVVPRATPEDVDRAVLAARQAFDDSAWSRTRPRERQNLLWKLADLMQRDAELLAQLECLNNGKSAAVAQVMDVQLAIDFLRYMAGWATKIEGSSVDVSLPLMPGDQFHSFIRREAVGVVGAIVAWNFPLLLACWKLGPALATGCTVVLKPADETPLTALKLAELVLEAGYPEGVFNVVTGTGITAGSALTHNPLVDKLTFTGSTAVGKQIGKIAMDSMTRVTLELGGKSPTIVMADADLKTAAAGAASAIFFNQGQVCCAGSRLYVQRKHFDNVVADISDIANAMKLGNGLDPSVEMGPLISARQQERVYNYIEMGRESGATIACGGEQFGPGFFVKPTVIVDVDQQHALVQEEIFGPVLVAIPFDDEADALRMANESPYGLGASIWSNDLAAVHRMIPRIKSGSVWVNCHSALDPALPFGGYKMSGVGREMGYAAIEHYTELKSVLIKL, encoded by the coding sequence ATGCCCCTGCCCTATCTGCTCCCTGCCACCTCGGCCTTCATCCAGCGCCCGCCGCGCATGCTGATCGGCGGCGACTGGATCGAAGCCGCCGACGGCCAGACCATGCCGCTGCACAACCCGGCCACTGGCGAGGTGCTGTGTGTGGTGCCTCGCGCCACCCCGGAAGATGTCGACCGTGCAGTGCTCGCCGCTCGTCAGGCTTTCGATGACTCCGCCTGGAGTCGTACCCGTCCGCGCGAACGACAGAACCTGTTGTGGAAACTCGCCGACCTGATGCAGCGCGACGCCGAGCTGCTGGCGCAACTGGAATGCCTGAACAACGGCAAGAGCGCCGCAGTGGCGCAGGTGATGGATGTACAACTGGCGATCGACTTTCTGCGTTACATGGCTGGCTGGGCGACCAAGATCGAAGGTTCCAGTGTCGACGTTTCGTTGCCGCTGATGCCCGGCGATCAGTTCCACAGTTTCATCCGCCGCGAAGCCGTGGGCGTGGTTGGCGCCATCGTCGCCTGGAACTTCCCCCTGCTGCTGGCCTGCTGGAAACTCGGCCCGGCGCTGGCCACCGGTTGCACCGTGGTGCTCAAACCGGCCGACGAAACCCCGCTGACCGCGCTGAAACTGGCGGAGCTGGTGCTGGAAGCGGGTTACCCGGAAGGCGTGTTCAACGTGGTTACCGGCACCGGCATCACGGCCGGTTCCGCCCTGACTCACAACCCGCTGGTCGACAAGCTGACCTTCACCGGCTCCACCGCCGTCGGCAAGCAGATCGGCAAGATCGCCATGGACTCGATGACCCGGGTCACCCTGGAACTGGGCGGCAAATCACCGACCATCGTCATGGCCGACGCCGACCTGAAAACCGCTGCAGCAGGTGCGGCCAGTGCGATTTTCTTCAATCAGGGCCAGGTCTGCTGCGCCGGCTCGCGCCTGTACGTGCAGCGCAAGCATTTCGACAATGTGGTGGCGGATATCAGCGACATCGCCAACGCCATGAAACTCGGCAACGGTCTCGACCCGAGCGTGGAGATGGGCCCACTGATTTCCGCGCGTCAGCAGGAGCGGGTCTACAACTACATCGAAATGGGCCGGGAAAGCGGCGCGACCATCGCCTGCGGTGGCGAGCAGTTCGGGCCGGGGTTCTTCGTCAAGCCGACGGTGATTGTCGATGTCGATCAACAGCATGCGCTGGTGCAGGAAGAAATCTTCGGGCCGGTGCTGGTGGCGATTCCGTTCGATGACGAGGCCGATGCGCTGCGCATGGCCAATGAAAGCCCTTACGGTTTGGGCGCGAGCATCTGGTCGAACGACCTGGCGGCGGTGCACCGGATGATTCCGCGGATCAAGTCAGGGTCGGTGTGGGTCAACTGCCACAGTGCGCTGGACCCGGCGCTGCCGTTTGGCGGCTACAAGATGTCCGGCGTCGGGCGCGAGATGGGGTATGCGGCGATCGAGCATTACACCGAGTTGAAGTCGGTGTTGATCAAGTTGTAA
- the qhpG gene encoding flavin-dependent monooxygenase QhpG has protein sequence MTSILILGAGPAGAAVALGLRRLGHAVTLVSEWRRFAALEGVSQRVLEALRSAGLNHALANATLPSQRQVAWNGQQHAQNIEFLLDRPTFDRGLREDLRLAGVEVIEGRVLNVHSSADGHRVELDGGQRLTADFLVEARGRQAPASGRGLRGPEAVSLLNRWQGTPGVTASAVESLEDGWAWMARRDDGQCYWQWTVDVASAQLPGKAQLLDYCRARRQASDFAQAFFAGGQESELQLHARSSTAILAPQVCGDNWIRVGDAAMAVDPLSGNGIFQSLSSALQAPLVINTLLRKPERAALAQRFHQQRVEQLFLRFARIGRDFYADEQRWLDQPFWQARRQWPDAEVAHASADFAALRIERMPVLRDGFVDEAEVVITADQPLGIWHVQGIELAPLVRRLSDEPADQVLAGLTLEQGRAVRGWLLAQGFKP, from the coding sequence ATGACGTCGATCCTTATTCTCGGTGCCGGACCGGCTGGCGCGGCGGTGGCATTGGGATTGCGACGACTGGGTCACGCCGTGACGCTGGTCAGCGAGTGGCGCCGGTTTGCGGCGCTCGAAGGCGTGTCGCAACGGGTGCTGGAGGCGCTGCGAAGTGCCGGGTTGAATCATGCTTTGGCGAATGCCACGTTGCCGTCCCAAAGGCAGGTTGCGTGGAACGGTCAGCAGCATGCGCAGAACATCGAGTTCCTGCTGGATCGTCCCACTTTTGATCGCGGCTTGCGCGAAGATCTGCGGTTGGCCGGGGTCGAGGTGATTGAAGGGCGAGTCCTGAATGTTCACTCCTCAGCGGACGGTCATCGGGTGGAACTCGACGGCGGCCAGAGGCTGACGGCGGATTTTCTGGTGGAAGCCCGTGGGCGGCAAGCACCGGCGTCCGGCAGAGGTCTGCGCGGGCCGGAGGCGGTCAGCCTGCTCAATCGCTGGCAAGGCACGCCGGGCGTGACTGCCAGCGCCGTGGAGAGTCTTGAAGACGGTTGGGCGTGGATGGCTCGACGGGACGATGGCCAATGTTATTGGCAATGGACGGTGGACGTGGCCAGCGCCCAATTACCGGGCAAGGCGCAGTTGCTCGATTACTGCCGTGCGCGGCGTCAGGCCTCGGATTTTGCTCAAGCGTTTTTTGCCGGTGGACAGGAGTCGGAGTTGCAACTGCACGCTCGCAGCAGCACCGCGATTCTTGCGCCACAGGTCTGCGGTGATAACTGGATTCGCGTGGGCGATGCGGCGATGGCGGTGGACCCGCTGTCGGGCAACGGGATTTTTCAGTCGTTGTCCTCGGCGTTACAGGCGCCGCTGGTGATCAACACGCTGTTGCGCAAACCCGAGCGGGCGGCGCTGGCGCAACGGTTTCACCAGCAGCGTGTGGAGCAGTTGTTCCTGCGCTTTGCGCGGATCGGCCGGGACTTTTATGCCGATGAACAGCGCTGGCTCGATCAGCCGTTCTGGCAGGCACGACGACAATGGCCGGACGCGGAAGTGGCCCATGCGTCAGCGGATTTTGCCGCGCTGCGCATCGAGCGGATGCCGGTGCTGCGTGATGGTTTTGTCGATGAAGCCGAGGTGGTGATCACGGCGGATCAGCCGCTGGGGATCTGGCATGTGCAAGGTATAGAGCTGGCGCCGCTGGTGCGGCGGTTAAGCGATGAGCCGGCGGATCAGGTGTTGGCGGGGTTGACGCTTGAGCAGGGGCGAGCCGTTCGCGGGTGGCTGTTGGCCCAGGGTTTCAAACCCTGA
- the qhpE gene encoding subtilisin-like serine protease QhpE, translating into MKPELRIGVVDSGHSAAQRVQVIAGRRFSLLEDGLAESDLRDDPLGHGSAVIEAISRRAPAARICVAQVFDQRGVTSALQISAAIDWLVAQDVRLINLSLGLHQDRSLLREACVAAVARGVLLCASSPAQGAAVFPASYPQVLRVTGDARCTDEQWSWLDSAQADFAACVRGTYPGQSGASLGCAALSGHIAGYLLAHPQASNAEVLDWLKQHARYRGPERRFGP; encoded by the coding sequence ATGAAGCCTGAATTGCGTATCGGCGTGGTCGACAGCGGACACTCGGCGGCGCAACGGGTGCAGGTGATTGCCGGGCGACGGTTCTCGTTGCTGGAGGACGGCTTGGCCGAATCGGATTTGCGCGACGATCCGCTCGGGCATGGCAGTGCGGTGATCGAAGCGATCAGCCGACGGGCACCGGCCGCTCGGATTTGCGTGGCTCAGGTGTTCGATCAGCGCGGCGTCACCAGCGCCTTACAGATTTCTGCGGCCATTGACTGGCTGGTGGCGCAGGACGTGCGGCTGATCAATCTGAGTCTGGGCCTGCATCAGGATCGCAGTCTGTTGCGCGAAGCCTGCGTAGCGGCGGTAGCCCGTGGGGTTCTGTTGTGTGCGTCGAGTCCGGCGCAAGGTGCGGCGGTGTTTCCGGCCAGTTATCCGCAGGTGCTGCGGGTGACCGGCGATGCGCGTTGTACCGATGAACAGTGGTCATGGCTCGACAGTGCGCAGGCGGATTTTGCCGCGTGTGTTCGCGGTACTTATCCGGGGCAGTCCGGGGCCAGTCTGGGGTGTGCCGCGTTGAGCGGGCATATCGCCGGCTATCTGCTGGCGCATCCACAGGCGAGCAACGCTGAAGTGCTCGATTGGCTGAAACAGCACGCTCGTTATCGCGGCCCTGAACGGCGTTTCGGCCCATGA
- a CDS encoding ABC transporter ATP-binding protein: MQRLFVRLIDSQNPAALQAALRWLYGFVRPQRLAIAGLLGLSVCASLLVLVQPWLVKLLIDDGLLARNFPMLVLIAVLMIIAGLLGTALSGINRYLHTRLSGRILFALRDDLYRHLQKLSPSFYGQRRIGDLMSRLDGDVAEIQRFAVDSLFSAVSSVIGLVVAIAMLFTLSWKLSLLALVLIPLDVLWLRWMRRKVERDVRQLRERSADMSSFMVETLPVMKFIQSAGQQQREARRLESLGQGYMNQLLRLQVTEFFTQAVPGTLTSLSRACAFLIGGYWVVQGTWQLGALIAFSTYLGMAVGPVQSLLGLYVAIQRMTVSLGRVMELRGEEPTVFSPATPKPFPTSGELRFDAVHFSHPGRPSTLSGIEATIPHGLKVALSGGSGVGKSTLIDLLQRHHDPQSGRVLLGEVDLRELELFELRRRIAVVSQDIVLFRGSLADNLAYAVPDASREAIAEVARLAQLDSLITSLPEGLDSPLGERGQQLSGGQKQRIAIARALLQDPLILVLDEATSAVDEATEREVIEAIDRLFAGRTRILISHRPSTLADADLRFELLDGVLISKTVLHEA, translated from the coding sequence ATGCAGCGCCTGTTCGTGCGGCTGATCGACAGCCAGAACCCCGCCGCGCTGCAAGCGGCGCTGCGCTGGTTGTACGGTTTCGTGCGGCCGCAGCGGCTGGCGATTGCCGGCCTGCTTGGTCTGTCGGTGTGCGCGTCGCTGCTGGTGCTGGTGCAGCCGTGGCTGGTCAAACTGCTGATCGACGACGGGTTGCTGGCGCGCAATTTCCCGATGCTGGTGCTGATCGCGGTGCTGATGATCATCGCCGGGCTGCTCGGCACCGCATTGTCGGGGATCAACCGCTATCTGCACACGCGGCTGTCCGGGCGGATTCTGTTTGCCCTGCGCGACGACCTTTATCGGCATTTGCAGAAACTGTCGCCAAGCTTCTATGGGCAGCGGCGGATCGGCGATCTGATGTCGCGGCTCGACGGCGATGTGGCCGAGATTCAGCGCTTCGCCGTGGACTCGTTGTTCTCGGCGGTATCGAGCGTGATCGGCCTGGTGGTTGCGATTGCGATGTTGTTCACCTTGTCGTGGAAACTGTCGTTGCTGGCGCTGGTGCTGATCCCGCTCGACGTGCTGTGGCTGCGCTGGATGCGGCGTAAGGTCGAGCGCGATGTGCGACAGTTGCGCGAGCGTTCGGCGGACATGTCGTCGTTCATGGTCGAGACCCTGCCGGTGATGAAGTTCATCCAGTCCGCCGGCCAGCAGCAGCGTGAAGCGCGGCGTCTGGAAAGCCTCGGGCAGGGTTACATGAACCAGTTGCTGCGACTGCAGGTCACCGAATTTTTCACCCAGGCCGTGCCGGGCACGTTGACCTCGCTGTCCCGCGCCTGCGCGTTTCTGATTGGCGGTTATTGGGTGGTGCAGGGCACCTGGCAACTCGGCGCCCTGATCGCGTTTTCCACCTACCTGGGGATGGCGGTCGGGCCTGTGCAGAGCCTGTTGGGTTTGTACGTGGCGATCCAGCGCATGACCGTCAGCCTAGGTCGGGTCATGGAGTTGCGCGGCGAAGAACCCACGGTGTTTTCACCGGCCACGCCGAAACCGTTTCCGACTTCGGGCGAGCTGCGTTTCGACGCGGTGCATTTCAGCCATCCGGGCCGCCCAAGTACGTTGAGCGGCATCGAGGCGACGATTCCCCACGGTTTGAAAGTCGCCTTGAGCGGCGGCTCCGGCGTCGGCAAATCGACGCTGATCGATCTGCTGCAACGGCATCACGATCCGCAGTCCGGGCGGGTGCTGCTTGGCGAAGTGGATTTGCGCGAACTGGAACTGTTCGAACTGCGTCGACGCATCGCCGTGGTCAGTCAGGACATCGTGCTGTTTCGCGGCAGCCTCGCCGACAACCTGGCTTACGCGGTGCCGGACGCCAGCCGCGAAGCTATCGCCGAAGTCGCACGGCTGGCGCAACTCGACAGCCTGATCACGTCGTTGCCCGAAGGCCTCGACAGCCCGTTGGGAGAGCGCGGTCAGCAATTGTCCGGCGGGCAGAAACAGCGCATCGCGATTGCCCGGGCGCTGTTGCAGGACCCGCTGATTCTGGTGCTCGACGAAGCCACCTCGGCAGTGGACGAGGCGACCGAACGCGAAGTGATCGAAGCCATCGACCGCTTGTTTGCCGGGCGCACACGGATCCTCATCAGCCACCGGCCGTCGACCCTGGCCGATGCCGATCTGCGTTTCGAGTTGCTCGACGGTGTGCTCATTTCGAAAACGGTGCTGCATGAAGCCTGA
- a CDS encoding sigma-54-dependent Fis family transcriptional regulator, giving the protein MTLIKTTDPKSHHEARLAREKLHLEGQVPDGVLRAEIDASWRRSLSHGVHFNGKHELTLESSASLEVLLASNRLLIDAAIPTIDYLAERQGKEGLIILANSDATILAVEGRADRLKGSGLQDITLGACWSEAARGTNALGTALVEARPTLIDCGEHYLDRLTDFSCTSVPIHCPQGEILGVLDLTREGPLGRVHDSTALLSMAVSQIESRVFNNSFPDQIVLAFHSRRQYLESPWQGLLAVSLGGQILAVSAQACQLLRAERSALVGKRCEEFLGVDGVQLLTRLQQGGVGSVQTAKGEFFYKTLRAPARSVNLGGPPRSVAKTAKAQPDLEALAGNNARYARALRMARQGLANELPVLLLGETGTGKEVIARALHLAGSRSDKPFVAVNCAAIPEGLIESELFGYREGAFTGSRRGGMIGRLQQAHGGTLFLDEIGDMPLALQARLLRVLQDRKVAPLGAGEEQDIDVALICATHRDLKRQVEDKQFREDLFYRVNGISVMLPALREREDFSALVARLLGKLDAPNAVLHDDLNRLLAGYHWPGNIRQLEMVLRTALAMREPGETVLTLDHLPDSMLDELSATEKPQTGSIREHELEMIRQSLDTHQGNVSAAADALGISRATLYRKLKQLRS; this is encoded by the coding sequence ATGACTCTTATAAAAACAACCGATCCCAAGTCTCACCACGAAGCCCGGCTGGCCAGGGAAAAACTCCATCTCGAAGGGCAAGTCCCGGATGGCGTGTTGCGTGCCGAGATCGATGCTTCGTGGCGGCGCAGCCTGAGCCACGGCGTGCATTTCAATGGCAAACATGAGCTGACGCTGGAGTCGAGCGCGAGTCTCGAGGTGTTGCTGGCGAGCAACCGCCTGCTGATCGATGCGGCGATACCGACCATCGATTACCTGGCCGAACGTCAGGGCAAGGAAGGCCTGATCATCCTCGCCAATTCCGACGCCACTATCCTCGCCGTCGAAGGGCGTGCCGACCGGCTCAAGGGCAGCGGCCTGCAGGACATTACCCTCGGTGCCTGCTGGAGCGAAGCCGCCCGTGGCACCAACGCCCTCGGCACGGCGCTGGTGGAAGCGCGGCCGACCCTGATCGATTGCGGCGAACACTACCTCGACCGCCTCACCGATTTTTCCTGCACCTCGGTGCCGATTCATTGCCCGCAGGGCGAAATTCTCGGCGTCCTCGACCTGACCCGCGAAGGCCCGCTCGGCCGCGTCCACGACAGCACCGCGCTGCTGAGCATGGCGGTCAGCCAGATCGAGAGCCGGGTGTTCAACAACAGTTTTCCCGATCAGATTGTCCTCGCCTTCCACAGTCGCCGGCAGTATCTGGAATCACCGTGGCAAGGCTTGTTGGCGGTCAGTCTCGGCGGGCAAATTCTGGCGGTCAGCGCCCAGGCCTGTCAGTTGCTGCGGGCCGAGCGTTCGGCATTGGTCGGCAAGCGCTGTGAGGAATTCCTCGGGGTCGATGGCGTGCAGTTGCTGACCCGTCTGCAACAGGGTGGCGTCGGCAGTGTGCAAACCGCCAAGGGCGAGTTTTTCTACAAGACCCTGCGAGCCCCGGCGCGCTCGGTCAACCTCGGCGGCCCGCCGCGCAGCGTGGCGAAAACCGCCAAGGCGCAACCGGATCTGGAAGCACTGGCCGGCAACAACGCCCGCTACGCCCGAGCCCTGCGCATGGCCCGCCAAGGCCTGGCCAATGAACTGCCGGTGCTGCTGCTCGGCGAAACCGGCACCGGTAAAGAAGTGATCGCCCGCGCTCTGCACCTGGCCGGCAGTCGCAGCGACAAACCGTTTGTGGCCGTGAACTGTGCAGCGATTCCCGAAGGCCTGATCGAGTCGGAGCTGTTCGGCTACCGTGAAGGCGCGTTCACCGGATCGCGTCGGGGCGGCATGATCGGGCGGCTGCAGCAGGCCCATGGCGGCACGTTGTTCCTTGATGAAATCGGCGACATGCCGCTGGCCCTGCAGGCGCGTTTGCTTCGCGTTTTGCAGGATCGCAAGGTTGCGCCGCTGGGGGCGGGGGAAGAGCAAGACATCGACGTCGCGCTGATCTGCGCCACCCACCGCGATCTCAAGCGTCAGGTCGAGGACAAGCAATTTCGCGAAGACCTGTTCTACCGGGTCAACGGCATCAGCGTGATGCTCCCGGCCCTTCGCGAGCGCGAGGACTTCAGCGCGCTGGTCGCTCGGCTGCTGGGCAAACTCGACGCCCCGAACGCCGTGCTGCACGACGACCTCAATCGCCTGCTCGCGGGTTACCACTGGCCGGGCAACATCCGCCAACTGGAAATGGTCCTGCGCACCGCGCTGGCCATGCGCGAGCCCGGTGAAACCGTGCTGACCCTCGATCACCTGCCCGACAGCATGCTTGACGAACTCTCCGCCACCGAGAAACCCCAGACCGGCAGCATTCGCGAGCACGAACTGGAGATGATCCGCCAGTCCCTCGACACCCATCAGGGCAACGTCTCGGCCGCCGCCGACGCCCTTGGCATCAGTCGTGCGACCCTGTACCGCAAACTCAAACAGTTGCGCTCGTGA
- a CDS encoding histone deacetylase family protein has product MRSFFHPEQLLHHPRSYYSRGQMRTPQEVPERAQRLVQAAHGLGFSVEQPVDAGLAPLLAVHGAPYLTFLQEAHARWKEIPEDWGDEVMSNIFVREPNALRGILAQAARYLADGSCPVGEQTWRSAYWSAQSAVAGAQALIDGEPAAYALCRPPGHHARAEAAGGFCYVNNAAVAAQVLRDKFEKVAVLDTDMHHGQGIQEIFYDRDDVLYVSVHGDPTNFYPGVAGFADERGSGAGEGFNLNLPMAHGSSEADFLGQLDVALNAVREFGAEVLVLSLGFDIYELDPQSKVAVTREGFAVLGERIRRLGLPCLIVQEGGYHLESLEDNARAFFVNAEVWQR; this is encoded by the coding sequence ATGCGCAGTTTTTTCCACCCCGAACAGTTGCTCCACCATCCACGCAGCTATTACTCGCGCGGGCAGATGCGTACGCCGCAGGAAGTCCCCGAGCGTGCGCAGCGTCTGGTGCAGGCCGCCCACGGTTTGGGCTTCAGTGTCGAGCAACCCGTCGATGCCGGCCTCGCGCCGTTGCTGGCGGTACACGGTGCGCCGTATCTGACGTTCCTTCAGGAAGCCCACGCGCGCTGGAAGGAAATCCCCGAAGACTGGGGCGACGAGGTGATGTCGAACATTTTCGTCCGCGAGCCCAACGCCTTGCGCGGCATTCTTGCCCAGGCGGCGCGCTATCTGGCGGACGGCAGTTGCCCGGTCGGCGAGCAGACCTGGCGCTCGGCCTACTGGTCGGCGCAAAGCGCAGTGGCCGGGGCTCAGGCGCTGATCGATGGCGAGCCGGCCGCCTACGCCTTGTGCCGTCCGCCGGGGCATCACGCCCGGGCCGAGGCGGCAGGCGGTTTCTGCTACGTGAACAACGCAGCGGTGGCGGCGCAGGTATTGCGCGACAAGTTTGAAAAAGTCGCCGTGCTCGACACCGACATGCACCACGGGCAGGGCATCCAGGAAATTTTCTACGACCGCGATGATGTGCTCTACGTCTCGGTGCATGGCGATCCGACCAACTTCTATCCGGGCGTCGCCGGGTTCGCCGACGAACGCGGCAGCGGCGCGGGGGAGGGCTTCAACCTCAACCTGCCGATGGCCCATGGTTCAAGCGAAGCGGATTTCCTCGGGCAACTGGACGTCGCATTGAACGCGGTGCGCGAATTCGGCGCCGAGGTGCTGGTGCTGTCGCTGGGGTTCGACATTTACGAGCTGGACCCGCAAAGCAAAGTCGCCGTGACCCGTGAAGGCTTTGCGGTTTTGGGCGAACGGATCCGTCGCCTGGGCCTGCCATGCCTGATCGTGCAGGAGGGCGGTTATCACCTGGAAAGTCTCGAAGACAACGCCCGGGCATTTTTCGTGAATGCCGAGGTGTGGCAGCGCTGA
- a CDS encoding Zn-dependent hydrolase yields MLKINGQRLWASLMAMAEIGATARGGSCRLALSDEDKAGRELFAHWCREAGMTLSVDAIGNLFARRAGTDPDAAPVMMGSHLDTQPEGGRFDGVYGVLAGLEVVRCLNDQNIQTRKPLEVAVWTNEEGARFTPAMFGSAVFTGIMELNAALAVRDIDGVSVAEALQRTGYAGERPLGGAVDAYFEAHIEQGPILEDNAKSIGVVTGGQAIRWLDVRVEGMAAHAGTTPMPLRKDALYGVARMIQAIEGLAADFAPEGLTTVGELNINKSSRNTIPGLVNFTVDLRHHRDDAIAAMEQQVRARLQAIADGRGLNLTITPHWISPATPFDAECVAAVQEAVDALGYAQQSIVSGAGHDAIHLARYCPTAMVFIPCVGGLSHNEAEDVLPEDVKQGTDVLLNAVLARAGRIEQGA; encoded by the coding sequence ATGTTGAAAATCAATGGCCAGCGCCTGTGGGCGAGCCTGATGGCCATGGCCGAAATCGGTGCGACAGCCCGAGGCGGCAGCTGCCGTCTGGCTTTGAGCGACGAAGACAAGGCCGGTCGCGAACTGTTTGCGCACTGGTGCCGCGAAGCCGGCATGACCCTGAGCGTGGACGCCATCGGCAACCTGTTCGCCCGTCGCGCCGGCACCGATCCGGACGCTGCGCCGGTGATGATGGGCAGCCACCTCGACACCCAGCCCGAGGGCGGGCGATTCGATGGTGTCTACGGTGTGCTCGCCGGACTGGAAGTGGTGCGTTGCCTCAATGACCAGAACATCCAGACCCGCAAACCGCTGGAGGTGGCGGTGTGGACCAACGAAGAAGGTGCGCGCTTCACCCCGGCCATGTTCGGTTCGGCGGTGTTCACCGGGATCATGGAACTGAACGCCGCGCTGGCGGTGCGCGATATCGATGGCGTGAGCGTTGCCGAGGCTTTGCAGCGTACCGGTTACGCCGGTGAACGTCCGTTGGGCGGTGCGGTGGATGCGTATTTTGAGGCGCATATCGAGCAAGGCCCGATCCTCGAAGACAACGCCAAAAGCATCGGCGTAGTCACGGGCGGTCAGGCGATCCGCTGGCTCGATGTGCGCGTGGAAGGCATGGCCGCCCACGCCGGCACCACGCCGATGCCGCTGCGCAAAGACGCCTTGTACGGCGTGGCGCGGATGATTCAGGCGATTGAAGGTCTGGCCGCAGATTTTGCCCCCGAAGGCCTGACCACGGTTGGCGAATTGAACATCAACAAGTCCTCGCGCAACACCATTCCGGGGCTGGTGAATTTCACCGTCGATCTGCGTCATCACCGCGACGACGCCATTGCCGCCATGGAGCAACAAGTCCGCGCCCGGTTGCAGGCGATTGCCGATGGGCGAGGCCTGAACCTGACGATCACTCCGCACTGGATCAGCCCGGCCACACCGTTCGACGCCGAATGCGTGGCGGCGGTGCAAGAGGCGGTGGATGCGCTGGGCTACGCTCAGCAGTCGATTGTCAGCGGCGCCGGGCATGACGCGATCCACTTGGCGCGTTACTGCCCGACGGCGATGGTGTTCATTCCGTGCGTTGGCGGCCTGAGCCACAACGAAGCCGAAGACGTGCTGCCCGAAGATGTGAAGCAGGGCACCGATGTATTGCTTAACGCCGTGCTGGCTCGCGCCGGTCGAATCGAACAGGGAGCCTGA